GGATCGACCATGATGTCGGCGCGGCCGGTGGCGACTAACAGGTAGCCGTACGCATCGCCCCAGCTGCGAGTGATCGATGCTGCCGATTGCAGGCTGTCATAGGCTGCTCCTGCGCCGCGGTTGGCAAAGCTGTCGACTTGGCTGGTCAAGAAGACGGCGTCTTCGATGCGGTCGCACGGCGAAACGTGGGCCGCGGTCCAAGGGGCGTCGCTGTTGCGGCAATGCCACGCGCCACTGCCGATCGCGGCGACGATCGATTCGCCCAAGGCGGGGATCACGATCGCCCCGGCGATCACTTGGTCATCTTTCTCCACGGCGACAAGCGTCGAATAGAGTGGAACGCCACAGATGAACGACTTCGTGCCGTCGATCGGATCGACGATCCAACGGTAGCCCGAACTGCCCTGCGTGTCGGCAAACTCTTCGCCCAGGATGGCATCGTCGCCATACGATTCGGCGACCCGTTGGCGGATCAGACGCTCTGCGCTGCGATCGGCTTCGGTCACCGGCGAGGCGTCTCCTTTGCGATCGACGGCGAGCGTGGCGTCGCCAAAGAAGTTGAGCGTCAGTTGGCCGGCGGCATGGGCCAAATCGATCATCGCTGCAACACGACCTTCATCGCGAGCGGACCATTCACTGGGAGGAGTTGTTGTCACGGGGTGCCTCGTTGGAATCTTCTTGAGAGTTTGGTTTGTCGTCGTCGAATTCATCGACGGGGAAAAACGATCGGTAGATCAGCATCGCCGCGCCGCAGACTAGCAGGCTGTCGGCGATGTTGAAGTTGGGCCATTTGAGCGTGTCGCTGGCTTGGAAAAGGATCCAATCGCGG
Above is a genomic segment from Rosistilla ulvae containing:
- the hisN gene encoding histidinol-phosphatase, whose amino-acid sequence is MTTTPPSEWSARDEGRVAAMIDLAHAAGQLTLNFFGDATLAVDRKGDASPVTEADRSAERLIRQRVAESYGDDAILGEEFADTQGSSGYRWIVDPIDGTKSFICGVPLYSTLVAVEKDDQVIAGAIVIPALGESIVAAIGSGAWHCRNSDAPWTAAHVSPCDRIEDAVFLTSQVDSFANRGAGAAYDSLQSAASITRSWGDAYGYLLVATGRADIMVDPIVNPYDVAAVQPVLTEAGGQFSDWKGNPTIRGGDAFGTNGHLHPQVLSHLGS